In Oncorhynchus gorbuscha isolate QuinsamMale2020 ecotype Even-year linkage group LG02, OgorEven_v1.0, whole genome shotgun sequence, a single genomic region encodes these proteins:
- the mlc1 gene encoding membrane protein MLC1 isoform X2, whose translation MMQRDDLSAMEEFSYTQMPTLERGGGGGTVGRRGCAERERPESYTVDVRASDLQLAHSEKPMHPCLSYRTWLYSVLIGSSLLVTAGFSLYLGNVFPAAMDYLRCAAGSSVPAAVVSFAIAKNHHVAVSDFQVVFVSTFAVTTTCLVWFGCKLVLSPSAVNINFNLILLILLEVLMASTVILSARSAEDCCSHRKVIEVIVGISAVFGGIIALNMDVLLPGPYLSVTFFWILVACFPSAIASHVVAEYPNKCLVEMLIAISSVTSPLLFSASGFLSCSVLSFIDIFLHEVPTAKQSYEILLLILMALLLVQAVLTLATVVHCASYKSQLRMGGPEWDDSLQLPAFHSEQQASNGTLREFDKDKAWKAVVVQMAQ comes from the exons ATGATGCAGCGGGACGATCTGTCTGCCATGGAGGAGTTCAGCTACACCCAGATGCCCACGCTGGAGAGGGGGGGTGGCGGGGGTACGGTGGGCCGGCGGGGTTGTGCGGAGAGGGAGCGGCCAGAGAGCTACACGGTGGACGTGAGGGCCAGTGACCTGCAGCTTGCCCACTCTGAGAAGCCCATGCACCCCTGCCTCAGCTACAGGACGTGGCTCTACAGCGTCCTCATTGGG AGCAGTCTGTTGGTCACAGCAggcttctctctctacctgggcaaTGTGTTTCCTGCTGCTATGGACTATCTACGCTGTGCTGCAGGCTCG aGTGTCCCGGCAGCAGTTGTCAGCTTTGCCATTGCCAAGAACCATCATGTTGCA GTGTCAGATTTCCAGGTGGTATTTGTGTCCACCTTCGCTGTGACGACCACTTGCCTGGTGTGGTTTGGCTGTAAGCTGGTGTTGAGTCCCTCTGCTGTCAAT ATCAACTTTAACCTCATCCTGCTGATTCTGCTGGAGGTGCTGATGGCCAGTACAGTCATCCTGTCTGCACGCTCTGCAGAGGACTGCTGTAGCCacaggaag GTGATTGAGGTGATAGTAGGAATCTCGGCTGTGTTTGGCGGTATCATCGCTCTCAACATGGACGTCTTGCTCCCTGGTCCATACCTGTCTGTCACCTTCTTCTGGATCTTAGTGGCT TGTTTCCCCAGTGCCATTGCCAGCCATGTCGTGGCAGAATACCCCAACAAGTGTCTG GTGGAGATGCTGATTGCCATCAGCAGTGTGACGTCCCCACTGCTCTTCTCAGCCTCAGGCTTCCTCTCCTGCAGTGTGCTCAGTTTCATTGACATCTTCCTGCATGAGGTGCCTACAGCCAAG CAATCGTATGAGATCCTGCTGCTGATTCTGATGGCGCTGCTGCTGGTGCAGGCAGTTCTGACTCTGGCCACCGTGGTGCACTGTGCCTCCTACAAGAGCCAGCTCCGCATGGGGGGTCCAGAGTGGGATGACAGCCTGCAGCTCCCAGCCTTCCACtcagag CAACAAGCATCCAATGGAACACTGCGGGAGTTTGACAAAGACAAGGCCTGGAAGGCGGTTGTGGTCCAAATGGCACagtga
- the mlc1 gene encoding membrane protein MLC1 isoform X1, which translates to MMQRDDLSAMEEFSYTQMPTLERGGGGGTVGRRGCAERERPESYTVDVRASDLQLAHSEKPMHPCLSYRTWLYSVLIGSSLLVTAGFSLYLGNVFPAAMDYLRCAAGSSVPAAVVSFAIAKNHHVAVSDFQVVFVSTFAVTTTCLVWFGCKLVLSPSAVNINFNLILLILLEVLMASTVILSARSAEDCCSHRKPVTYDGPVVLTPAVFPTRLLKAYSVIEVIVGISAVFGGIIALNMDVLLPGPYLSVTFFWILVACFPSAIASHVVAEYPNKCLVEMLIAISSVTSPLLFSASGFLSCSVLSFIDIFLHEVPTAKQSYEILLLILMALLLVQAVLTLATVVHCASYKSQLRMGGPEWDDSLQLPAFHSEQQASNGTLREFDKDKAWKAVVVQMAQ; encoded by the exons ATGATGCAGCGGGACGATCTGTCTGCCATGGAGGAGTTCAGCTACACCCAGATGCCCACGCTGGAGAGGGGGGGTGGCGGGGGTACGGTGGGCCGGCGGGGTTGTGCGGAGAGGGAGCGGCCAGAGAGCTACACGGTGGACGTGAGGGCCAGTGACCTGCAGCTTGCCCACTCTGAGAAGCCCATGCACCCCTGCCTCAGCTACAGGACGTGGCTCTACAGCGTCCTCATTGGG AGCAGTCTGTTGGTCACAGCAggcttctctctctacctgggcaaTGTGTTTCCTGCTGCTATGGACTATCTACGCTGTGCTGCAGGCTCG aGTGTCCCGGCAGCAGTTGTCAGCTTTGCCATTGCCAAGAACCATCATGTTGCA GTGTCAGATTTCCAGGTGGTATTTGTGTCCACCTTCGCTGTGACGACCACTTGCCTGGTGTGGTTTGGCTGTAAGCTGGTGTTGAGTCCCTCTGCTGTCAAT ATCAACTTTAACCTCATCCTGCTGATTCTGCTGGAGGTGCTGATGGCCAGTACAGTCATCCTGTCTGCACGCTCTGCAGAGGACTGCTGTAGCCacaggaag ccCGTGACCTATGACGGTCCTGTGGTTCTGACACCGGCCGTCTTTCCCACCCGACTTCTAAAGGCCTACTCT GTGATTGAGGTGATAGTAGGAATCTCGGCTGTGTTTGGCGGTATCATCGCTCTCAACATGGACGTCTTGCTCCCTGGTCCATACCTGTCTGTCACCTTCTTCTGGATCTTAGTGGCT TGTTTCCCCAGTGCCATTGCCAGCCATGTCGTGGCAGAATACCCCAACAAGTGTCTG GTGGAGATGCTGATTGCCATCAGCAGTGTGACGTCCCCACTGCTCTTCTCAGCCTCAGGCTTCCTCTCCTGCAGTGTGCTCAGTTTCATTGACATCTTCCTGCATGAGGTGCCTACAGCCAAG CAATCGTATGAGATCCTGCTGCTGATTCTGATGGCGCTGCTGCTGGTGCAGGCAGTTCTGACTCTGGCCACCGTGGTGCACTGTGCCTCCTACAAGAGCCAGCTCCGCATGGGGGGTCCAGAGTGGGATGACAGCCTGCAGCTCCCAGCCTTCCACtcagag CAACAAGCATCCAATGGAACACTGCGGGAGTTTGACAAAGACAAGGCCTGGAAGGCGGTTGTGGTCCAAATGGCACagtga